Within Sorangiineae bacterium MSr11367, the genomic segment GACGGAGGGTGAATATGGAGCGTTCGAGGGGGCCAAGTTCGTTTGCACACCACCGCTTCGGCCGAAGGAGATGCAAGAAGACCTCTGGCGAGGGCTGCGCACCAACGATTTGCAAGTGGTTTCGACCGACCACTGTCCGTTTTGCATGAAGGGCCAGAAAGAGCTCGGGCGCGACTCGTTCGCCAAGGTGCCCAACGGCATGCCCGGTATCGAAACGCGCCTTTACCTCTTGTGGGATGGCGGTGTCCGCACCGGTCGCATCTCCATGAACCGCTTCGTCGAGATCACCAGCACCGCCCCCGCAAAAATTTTCGGCCTTTACCCGCGGAAAGGTACCATCGCGGTTGGGGCAGACGCCGACCTTGTGGTGTGGGATCCCGAAAAGAAGCATGTCCTCAGCCAGAAGACGTTGCACATGCGGGTCGACTACTCCCCCTTCGAAGGCCAGGAAGTCACAGGCGGTCCTTCATATGTTCTTTCCCGCGGCAACGTGATAGTTGAGGACGGAAAGTACGTCGGAAAGAGGGGGGACGGACGATTCATTAAGCGATCAACCTTCGGATTGTGATACCCGCCCGGCGGCTTCCTTGATTTTTCGGTGAGGCCCCGCGAACACGAGTTAGGCGGGGTCTCGCCGGAGAAAGTCAGTTTCCGACCAGCGCAGTTCTTCCAGTTCAACAACCGGATCCAATCTTCCAGAAGGGCACACCCATGGCACGCTCGATTCTTTGGAAAGCCTCGTCTTTGTCGATTCTCGTTTGCGGGCTCGCAGCCCCCGCCCTGATGAACTGTGGCGGCAAAGCACCGGGCGGCGCCCCGGGCGGGTTGACCAGCGGCATCCCGGGAGCGGGAGGCGGCTGCCCGGATTTGGGCAGCGCGGAAGCGGTGGCAAAGGTCGACTTCGTCGACCAGTTCAAGGTGAGCGCGGAGAACGGAGCCAAGCTCAAGGCGGGTCTGCAGGCCTCGGCCGAGATTCAAGCGTTCAGCGCGAAGCTCGACGCGGACCTCAAGGCCGCGTGCGGCGGTCTCGCGAAGGACCTCGGCGTGACGGGCGACTTCAAGTCCGGCGAGGATTCGTGCAAAGCCGCCGCCGAGGCGATGAAGGGCGCGCGGGCGAAGTTCGGCGCGAAGGCCAAGCTGCAGATCGACACCACGCCCCCGCGTTGCGAAGCCTCGATGAACATGGTGGCCGACTGCGCTGCCAAGTGCGACGCGAGCGTGACGCCCGGCAGCGCCAAGGTGGAGTGCGAGCCCGGTAAGCTCTCCGGCTCGTGCTCGGCCGAGTGCTCCGGCTCGTGCGAGATGAAGGGCGCCGCCAAGTGCGACGGCACCTGCTCGGGCAGCTGCGAGGCGAGCTTCAAGGGCGCTTGCGGCGGCACCTGCGACGGCAAGTGCGACGGCAAGACGTCGAAGGGCGCGACCTGCAACGGCACCTGCGAAGGCACCTGCTCGGCGAACGCCAAGGGCAGCTGCGGCGGCAAGTGCAACGGCTCGTGCGAGCTCAAGGCGAAGGCCAAGTGCGAAGGCACCTGCACCGGTAGCTGCACCGCCGAGTTCAAGGAGCCGAAGTGCACGGGCGAGGTGACGCCGCCCAAGATGAGCGCCGAGTGCAAGGCTCACTGCGACGCCGAGATCAGCGGCAAGCTGGAATGCAAGCCGGCCCAGGTCATCGTCCGCGTCGAGGGCTCGGCCGATGCGTCGGCCGCGGCGAACTACAAGGCCGCGCTCGAGAAGGCGCTCCCGGCCATCCTCGTCATCGCCGAGGGCCAGGCCAAGCAAGCCAACAAGACGGCCGCCAACGTCAGCGTCGTCATCGAAGGCCTGCAGGGCAGCATCCAGGGCATGGCCAGCGGCGGCGTTGCTGCCGGCGCCAAGCTCGCCGGTTGCGTGGCCGCCCCCTTCAAGGGCGCCATCGACGCCGCCGCCAGCGTGAAGGCCGACGTCAAGGTCTCCGTCGACGTCAAGGCCAGCGCCTCGGCCAGCGGCAGCGCCTCCGGCTCCGGCAAAACCGGCTGATTCCGCGGTAGCCTGAAATGAAACGAGCCGAGTGCTGCGAAGCACTCGGCTCGTTTTGCTTTGTGAGAAACAAAGGAAGAAGGAACCGCCAGGACGCCAGGGTCGCCAGGGGGAAACGGCTGTTTTTTTTGTTTTTGGGAAACAACAAAAACCAAAAACCAGGGGCCAGATTCGGTTCAATCTGGCGACCCTGGCGTCCTGGCGGTTTCCTCTTCTGCGGTTCTAAATCTTGGTCATGTCGCCGTACGTTTCTGGGCGGCGGTCGCGGTAGAATTGCCAGGTCTTGCGGACTTCTTCGATTTGGTCGAGGTCCGTGACGGCGGTGATGAGTTCGTCCTTGTCCTCGGAGGCCGTGGCGAGGAAGTTGCCGCGCGGGTCGACGATGTAGCTCGTGCCGTAGAAGCGGCCGATGTTCCACGGGGCTTCCGTGCCGACGCGGTTCGAGGCGGCGAGGAAGTACCCGTTGGCGACGGCGTGGGCCGGTTGCTCGAGCTTCCAGAGGTACTGCGAGAGGCCGGCGACGGTGGCCGACGGGTTGAACACGATTTCGGCGCCGTTGAGGCCGAGAAGGCGCGCGCCCTCGGGGAAGTGGCGGTCGTAGCAGATGTACACGCCCACCTTGCCGAAGCGCGTGTTGAAGACCGGGTATCCCAAGTTGCCCGGCTTGAAGAAGTACTTCTCCCAGAAGCCGTTGGTGTGCGGGATGTGGTTCTTGCGGTACTTGCCCAGGTACGTACCGTCCGCGTCGATGACCGCGGCCGTGTTGTAATAGACGCCCGGCAGATCGCGCTCGTAGATGGGCACCACGATGGCCATGCCGTACTTCTTCGCGTAGCCGGCGAGCAGCTCCGTCGTCGGTCCCGGACAGCCCTCGGCCGCGTCGTACCACTTCGGATCCTGGCTCGGGCAGAAGTACGGGCCGTTGAAGATCTCCTGCAGCCCGAGGATCTGAACGCCACTCTTGCCCGCCTCGTCGATGAGGGGGAGGTGACGCTCCAGCGCGTCTTTCTTGATGCGCGCGATGTCCCACGCCGGGTCGAACGGCGTCGCCATTTGAATCAAACCGACTTTGACGTTTCTCGGCATGTCTTCTCCTACTGTGCTCGTCGCTCTCGTGTTTTCGAGGGCACGAGCATCCGACAAAGCCACTTTCCCGTAAAGCCCGGAAAGTCGCGGACTTACTTCTTCTTGCGCCGGAAGGCCGCGAGCAGCGAAAGCCACATCCATCGCAGCCGATTGCCGAATCTATCGAGGGAGCGCAAAAGTGCACCACGCCCCCCGCTCGCCCGGGCCATGCGCGCGAGGTTTTGCGGCCTGGCCATTGGGTGGACACCGAAGACGGTGTAAAGATCGATGAGCTCCTGCACCAAATCGCTGATGCCGCGCGTATCCAGATCGTGCGCTTGGCAGTAGCTATCCGGCTTGTTGCGGATCATGCACTTGGCGATGATGCGCATCACGTTGTTCTCGATGAGCTCTCCATTGCCATCGAGGTAATGCTTGTACGAAAAGAACCGGTCCGCCGGCGCCACGTCCGCGGCCTCGCCGGACTTGGGCGCGCGCATCGAATTGATGACCGAATATTCGTGCGCCAGGTACCCCTCGATGGTGTTGTTCTC encodes:
- a CDS encoding acyltransferase produces the protein MPRNVKVGLIQMATPFDPAWDIARIKKDALERHLPLIDEAGKSGVQILGLQEIFNGPYFCPSQDPKWYDAAEGCPGPTTELLAGYAKKYGMAIVVPIYERDLPGVYYNTAAVIDADGTYLGKYRKNHIPHTNGFWEKYFFKPGNLGYPVFNTRFGKVGVYICYDRHFPEGARLLGLNGAEIVFNPSATVAGLSQYLWKLEQPAHAVANGYFLAASNRVGTEAPWNIGRFYGTSYIVDPRGNFLATASEDKDELITAVTDLDQIEEVRKTWQFYRDRRPETYGDMTKI